TCGGCGATGCCGCGAGGGTATCGGCGGCCCTTCCCGGCCGACAAAGCGCCGGAGGGGCCGATGGGCCGCCAGCCAGCCCGTTCGGTAACCTCCGGCGGTGGCCGTGACGACCGCCCCGGACGCGCCCACCGGCGCGACCCCCGGGGCGCGGCCGTCCCGCCCGAAGGGGCTCCGGCTGGCCCGCGCCCTCGGGGCCGTCGGCCGCACGTTCATCGTGGCCGGCGTGATCATCCTGCTGTTCGTCGTGTACCAGCTGTGGGGCACCGGCGTGATCACGGCGAGGACCCAGGACGACCTCAGGGACCGGTTCGAGGCCATGCTGGCCAGGGCGCCCACGCCCACCACCGCCCCGTCCACCACGGCGACGACCGCCGGCGGGGGCGACGACGACGGCGACGGCGGGCAGCCGGCCACGACGACCACGACCGCCCTCCCCGCGCTGGCGGCCCCGCCGAAGGGCGACCCGCTCGCCCGCATCGAGATCCCGACGATCGGCGTCGACTGGATCGTCGTCGAGGGCGTCGACCTCGGCGAGCTGGCCAAGGGCCCCGGCCACTACCCGGACACGCCGATGCCGGGCCAGCTCGGCAACGTCGCCATCGCCGGGCACCGCACGACCCACGGCGCGCCCTTCTACCGGGTGAACGAG
The DNA window shown above is from Acidimicrobiales bacterium and carries:
- a CDS encoding class E sortase yields the protein MAVTTAPDAPTGATPGARPSRPKGLRLARALGAVGRTFIVAGVIILLFVVYQLWGTGVITARTQDDLRDRFEAMLARAPTPTTAPSTTATTAGGGDDDGDGGQPATTTTTALPALAAPPKGDPLARIEIPTIGVDWIVVEGVDLGELAKGPGHYPDTPMPGQLGNVAIAGHRTTHGAPFYRVNELQQGDEILVTTAQGEFTYEVEFTQIVTPTQWEVVAPTEDAQLTLTSCNPRYSSRQRIVVRAKLEGEPAPGPPAGQQAEPGVDASGATTGTPHLVAQVYLDDDGGDPAAVRPSILLAIACAVVWAGFWVLGRMWRRWPAYVLGAPVFLAALFLFFTQFSRLLPASY